GGAGCGCGTTTTGGTCGTGAAACTGCTACTTGGCGCGGCCGGCGTGGTCTTCGGGATCTTGCTGTTCAGCACCAACGTCTCGCTGCGGTGGTTCGTCGGCGGTGTGGCAGCAGCCCTCCTCGCCTACTTCACCCCCGACCTGCTCCTCTACAGCAAAGGCACCGAGCGAGCGCAAGCCATCCAGCTGAAGCTGCCCGACACCCTCGATCAGATGTCGATCTGCGTGGAGGCAGGTCTTGGCTTCGAGGCCGCGATGGCTCGGGCCGGCCGGACGGGGGACGGCCCGCTGGCCGATGAATTGATGCGCACCCTCCAGGAGATGCAGGTCGGCGTGAAGCGCACGCAGGCGCTGCGCAATCTCGCGGACCGTACGAACGTGGCGGACCTGCGCCACTTCGTCCTGGCGGTCATCCAGGCGGAGTCCTACGGCGTCCCGACCGCCGACGTGCTGCGCACGCAGGCCGCCGAGCAGCGCGTGAAGCGCCGCCAGCGCGCCGAAGAGAAGGCCATGAAGATCCCGGTCAAGGTCATCTTCCCCCTGATCTTCTGCATCCTGCCGGTGCTTTTCATCGTCATCCTCGGCCCCGCGGTCATCAACATTTCCCAGACGCTGTTCGGCGCCGGGGGGCTCGGGGGGTGAGCGTCCCACGCACGGTCGCACGCGTCCTCGAAGACCTCCGAGCGGGGTCACCGGGCCGACGCACCGGGCCGCTGACGGCGTTTCCTACCGGATTCATGCCGCTCGACGAGGTGCTCGACGACGGCCTGCGCGCCCATGACCTCTTGCTCATGGGTGGCGTGCCGGGCGTCGGCAAGACCGTGGCGGCGCTGCAGATGGCCCGCAACATGGCCGCCGCCGGCAGCACGGCCATCTACGCGTGCTACGAGCACGACGAGGTCGACCTGCTCGGCCGGCTGCTGCTTCTGGAGCTCGGCGCCCTCGCGCGTCGGGAAGACGCCGTCGTGCTCGACAAGCTTCGCGTCGTCGTGCGGGAAGCCGCGCAGGGCCTGCGCAGCCTCGACGTCGTCGGTGAAGGACGGGCGCTGCTCGACGCGGCGCGCGACGCCATTGCTGACTACGCCGACCGCCTCCTGCTCGTGTGCGCCTCCGGCCGCCATACCGGCGTTGCCGAACTCGAGCAGCTCGTGACCGAACACGGCAACGGCACCGCGGCGCTGTTCGTCGACTACCTGCAGAAGGTGGCGGTCAAGCCTGATCCCCGTGACGAGGGCGAGAAGGTCACCGCGATCGCCGAAGGGCTGAAGGAGCTCGCGCTCGCCCACGACTGCCCGGTCGTCGCGGTCGTCGCCGCCGACCGGGCGTCGCTCGACGCGCGCCGGCTGCGCATGCACCATCTGCGCGGCTCGTCGGCGCTCGCCTATGAAAGCGACGTCGTCCTCATCCTCAACGAGAAGTTCTCCTGCGTGTCGAAGGTGCACCTGGCCTACGACGCGCGGCGCGCCGAGACCTACCGCCACTACGCGGTGTGGAGCATCGAGAAGAACCGCAGCGGCCCCACGGGGGTCGACCTGGAGTTCCGCAAGGACTTCGCCCACTACCGCTTCGACCCGCTCGGCGGCCACGTCGCTGAGCGGCTCGTCGACGAGCGCTTCGACGTCGACTGACGATGAGCCGGTCCAAGCCGCTCGGCCTCCTCCTCGCGGCCAGCCTCCTGCTCACCGCCTGCGGGCTCACGCAGCCGGCTCCCGAGGCGCTGCCCGCCGAGGAAGAGGCCACGGTGGACCCGACCGAGCCGCCCGAGGAACCACTCGAGAGCACGCTCGTGTGGACACCGTGCGAGGAGCCCTTCGAGTGCTCCACGCTGCCGGTGCCCCGCGACTACGGCCAGCCCGACGGCCCGACCGTCACGCTCGCGCTCATCCGCCTGCCGGCGCCTGCGGCCGCGCGGCGCATCGGCTCGCTCGTCGTCAACCCCGGCGGCCCGGGCGGCTCGGGCGTCGACTTCGTCCGCCAGGCGGGGGTGGAGACGTTCCCCGCCGAGCTGCGCGCCCGGTTCGACATCGTCGGGTTCGACCCGCGCGGCGTCGCCGCGAGCGAGGGCATCGCCTGCGACCAGGAGGCGGTCGCGCGCTTCGCCGGCACGCTCACCAGCGGCGTCGCCGACGTGCTCGCCGCCGCGCAGCGCTTCGCCGCCGGTTGCGCGGCACACGGCGGCGAGCTGCTCCCGCACGTGGCCACGCCGAACGTCGCCGCCGACCTCGACCTGCTCCGCGAAGCCCTGGGCGACCGCCGCCTGACCTACCTCGGCTACTCCTACGGCACGCTCATCGGCGCGATGTACGCCGAGCGCTACCCCGACAAGGTCCGCGCGATCGTGCTCGACGGCGCGGTCGACCCGGCGCAGGACGTCGTCGCCCGCGCCCGCGACAAGGCCGCCGCCACCGAGGTCGCGCTGCAGGACTTCCTGCAGTGGTGCAGGGACGAAGAGTGCTCGATGAGCGCCGTCGGGGAGCCGTCGATGGTGTGGGCCGCGGTGCTCGCCGCCCTCCAGCGGGGATCGGTGCCCGCACCGCTGCTCGGCGCCGGGCGCAGCATGAACCGCGGGGAGGCGATGTTCACCACCTCGGCGCTGCTCGCCGACCGCGCCGACGGTTGGCCGCTGCTCGCCGAGGCCCTCGCCATGGTCGCCGGCGACCACGACGCGAGCCTCCTGCTGGGGATGTTCGACGCCCTGAGCGGCCGCGACGCCGAGGCCGAGGAGCTGTCCGGCTTCGAGTTCGGCCAGCTCATGGCCGTCAACTGCCTCGACCTGCCGGCGCCGCCCGCCGAGGAGTACCCGCGCCTGCTCGCCGAGATGGAGGGCGTCTCCCCGCTGTTCGGCGCGGTGACGCTGCTGTCGTGGGCGCCGTGCAGCTACTGGCCGGTGCCCCCCGTGCGCCAGGCCGCGCCGATCCACGCGCCCGGCAGCCCGCCGCTCGTCGTCATCGGCACCCGCAACGACGGGGTCACGCCCTACGCCTGGTCGGAGGCGCTCGCCGGCCAGCTCGACAACGCCGTGCTGTTCACCCGCGACGGCGACACCCACACCGCGTTCGGCGGCGCGAACGTGTGCACCGACCGGGCGATCATGGGCTACCTGCTCGAGGAGCAGCCGCCCGAGGCCGGCAAGTCCTGCGGCTGACGTTCCTGCGATGGAGACTGCCCGTACCGCCAGAGGTGGTCCGGTCAGTCGTCGAACCGGCTCGGCAGCCCACGTTCACGCTGATCCGCCTCGACCGGGCAGGGGATCGTGGTCACGAAGTCCTCGCTGCCTGGCAAGGCGTCAAGCGGCCTGATTCGTACTACCCACTCCGCTTGGTAGCCGCCTCAGTAGCCGACCGCGGTCGCCAGCAACGCCACCGACCACAGGGCGAACGCCGCGGCCATCTTCGATCGGTCCATGCCGACCCCCCTCTCGTCCGGCGGGCCCCGCGGGCGTCGATAGTCACTCCTCCTGGCACGGACTCGGGACCTCGAGGGTCCCGGGGCTCGTCCACAGTCGGCCGGCGCATCGGGTGGCGGCGTACGCTGGCGCCCATAGCGTCGCTCCATGTGACCAGGAGGCAGCCGATGGGCACACCCGCTGGCGCCCGGCTCACCTACCGGGAGTACGAGGCGCTTCCCGAGCCGGACGACGGCAGCCGCTGCGAGCTCGTCGACGGACAGGTCGTCGTGACGCCGCCCCCCGACGACCCTCACCAGCAAGCGCTCCGGGAGCTCACCATCGAGCTGGGCCTGTGGGCTCGCGCGCACGCGGCAGAGGTGCTCCCCGGGCCCGGGCTGCTCGTCGCCGAGGACTCCGAGCTGATCCCCGACCTCATCGTCGTGCTCGCCGATCACCTGGACGAGGCCGGCCGGCGGGCGAAGACCCGTGCCGACCTCGTCGTCGAGATCTCCTCGCCGTCCACCCGACGGCGCGACCTCGGGCGCAAGCGTGAGCTCTACCAGGCGGCCGGCATCCCCGAGTACTGGTTCGTCGACCGGGAACGCGGCGAGGTGCTCGTGCACCGCCGGAAGGAGGGCGGCTACGCACCGGCGGTCCGCCTCACCCGCGGCACCAGTGTCACCTCGCCGTTGCTGCCGGGGTTCACGCTGCCCGTCGACCGGCTCTTCTGAGCCGCCGGCACCCGCGCAGGGCTACCTGCTCGAGGAGCAGCCACCCGAGGCCGGCAAGTCCTGCGGCTGACCGCCCCGCCGAGCGGTCAGGATGAGCGGGGCTGCTCTCGCCCGACCCTGAACATCCCGGTGAAAGCGCCCACACAGACGGCAAGCGCGAGAGTGGCGGCGCGGTTGCGGCCGAGCATCACGTACCAGTAGCCGACCGCGGCCGCCAGGAAGGCAAGCGACCACAGCGCGAACACGGCGCCCAGCGTCATGCGGTCCATCCTCAACGCCCCCTTGTCCTTGGTGTGCGGCAACGTACCCCTCTCGTCGGCCGTCAACCCCCTCCTCTGGAGGCTGGACCCGTGCACACCGACACGCTGATGGATGATCGGCCGTCACTGCGGCGCCCCTGGCGCCGCCGCCACAGGTCGTCACGCGGCGGTGAACCGCTCCACCGCGCGGCGGAACGAGGGCGGGTCGATGTTGGGGAACCGGAACAGTTCGGGCTCGATGCGGGTGAACGCGGCGCGCAGCTCGTCGGGCGCGACGAGGCCGCGGGTTACCATCGTGCGGGCGTCCTCGAGGTCCTGGCGGTGACCGCGGTGGATCTTGGCCAGCGCCTGCCAGACGAGCTCGACGTGGTAGACCACCAGCCGGCCTTCCTGGGTCTCGAACCGACCATGCTCCCGCCAGTCGGCAGGCAGGGGGATGAAGTCGGCGGGGGTGGCGAGCTCGACGTTGAGCCGCAGCGCGTCCTTGAGCGCCGGGATGGCGCGCAGCAGCGCGTCGCCGCCCGGCCCGGCGAACGCGAGGTCGACGTCGATGGTGGCGTCACGCCAGCCGAGCAGGACCGCGGTGGCGCCACCGGCCAGGTGCGCCCGGGCGGGGTGCCGCGCGTGACGGCCGAGCTCGCGGAGGAACACGCGGATGCGGTCGGCCGTCGCTAGGCCGCGCATGCCAGCGCCTGCTCGAAGGAGACCAGGCGACGCACGAGCGCGTTGTAGCGCGCGTGCGCGGAGTCGGGATCATCGGTGGCGAGCAGGTCCCATAGGCGGTGCTCGGGGTCGTCGAGGCCGGCCTCCACGGGGATGCCGAGGTCACGCAGCCGCGGAGCGCCGATCGACACGAGCAGCGACTCGACGGAGACGACGCCGCTTTCGAGGTCCTCGATGCCCTTCGCGACGAGGTCCGCCCCGGGCAGGTCAGGATCGATCACGCCGCCATCGTAGGCAGGCGGGTCGCGATCCGGGAGCGGCCGGCTGGCGGCCGGACGCACTGGCGTTTGTCCCCAGGCAGCAGAGGCGTCGCCTCGATCACCGCCACGCCGGAAGCGATCCTGTGGGTGGTTGCAGCAGCCCCTGCAGGAGCGGATCATGGCCACCAGCGAACGTGCGCGACATGAGCTCTACGGCAAGCTGGAGGAGGTGCTCGGTCCGGTGCACACCGACACGCTCATGGACCACCTTCCCCCGGGCGGCTGGGGAGACGTGGCCACGCGCCACGACCTCGGTCGACTGCAGGCCACGCTCAGCGGCCAGTTGAGCCAGCTCGACGCCAAGCTCGGCGCTCGCATCGACAAGCTCGAAGCTCGCATCGACAAGCTCGACGCCAAGCTCGACACCCGGATCGCGGCGCTCGACACCCGCATCGACAAGCTCGACGCCAAGCTCGACAGTCAGGTCGGCGCGCTCCGCCTCGACCT
This is a stretch of genomic DNA from Egibacteraceae bacterium. It encodes these proteins:
- a CDS encoding type II secretion system F family protein, with product MPIPVLLAAAAVAGSLPLLWWAIAGTRDRARHAVAHNLAGGLVSTDLRQAALVRGAGERAVRPALASLAERSRRLTPAGWLAALERRLALAGRPAAWPLERVLVVKLLLGAAGVVFGILLFSTNVSLRWFVGGVAAALLAYFTPDLLLYSKGTERAQAIQLKLPDTLDQMSICVEAGLGFEAAMARAGRTGDGPLADELMRTLQEMQVGVKRTQALRNLADRTNVADLRHFVLAVIQAESYGVPTADVLRTQAAEQRVKRRQRAEEKAMKIPVKVIFPLIFCILPVLFIVILGPAVINISQTLFGAGGLGG
- a CDS encoding DnaB-like helicase C-terminal domain-containing protein; this translates as MPLDEVLDDGLRAHDLLLMGGVPGVGKTVAALQMARNMAAAGSTAIYACYEHDEVDLLGRLLLLELGALARREDAVVLDKLRVVVREAAQGLRSLDVVGEGRALLDAARDAIADYADRLLLVCASGRHTGVAELEQLVTEHGNGTAALFVDYLQKVAVKPDPRDEGEKVTAIAEGLKELALAHDCPVVAVVAADRASLDARRLRMHHLRGSSALAYESDVVLILNEKFSCVSKVHLAYDARRAETYRHYAVWSIEKNRSGPTGVDLEFRKDFAHYRFDPLGGHVAERLVDERFDVD
- a CDS encoding alpha/beta hydrolase, with the translated sequence MSRSKPLGLLLAASLLLTACGLTQPAPEALPAEEEATVDPTEPPEEPLESTLVWTPCEEPFECSTLPVPRDYGQPDGPTVTLALIRLPAPAAARRIGSLVVNPGGPGGSGVDFVRQAGVETFPAELRARFDIVGFDPRGVAASEGIACDQEAVARFAGTLTSGVADVLAAAQRFAAGCAAHGGELLPHVATPNVAADLDLLREALGDRRLTYLGYSYGTLIGAMYAERYPDKVRAIVLDGAVDPAQDVVARARDKAAATEVALQDFLQWCRDEECSMSAVGEPSMVWAAVLAALQRGSVPAPLLGAGRSMNRGEAMFTTSALLADRADGWPLLAEALAMVAGDHDASLLLGMFDALSGRDAEAEELSGFEFGQLMAVNCLDLPAPPAEEYPRLLAEMEGVSPLFGAVTLLSWAPCSYWPVPPVRQAAPIHAPGSPPLVVIGTRNDGVTPYAWSEALAGQLDNAVLFTRDGDTHTAFGGANVCTDRAIMGYLLEEQPPEAGKSCG
- a CDS encoding Uma2 family endonuclease: MGTPAGARLTYREYEALPEPDDGSRCELVDGQVVVTPPPDDPHQQALRELTIELGLWARAHAAEVLPGPGLLVAEDSELIPDLIVVLADHLDEAGRRAKTRADLVVEISSPSTRRRDLGRKRELYQAAGIPEYWFVDRERGEVLVHRRKEGGYAPAVRLTRGTSVTSPLLPGFTLPVDRLF